The Bos indicus x Bos taurus breed Angus x Brahman F1 hybrid chromosome 15, Bos_hybrid_MaternalHap_v2.0, whole genome shotgun sequence genome includes a window with the following:
- the RBM7 gene encoding RNA-binding protein 7 isoform X2 produces MNLLNGIKLFGRPIKIQFRAGSSHASQEVSLSYPQHHVGNSSPTSTSPSRTVDNMTPSAQTIQRSFSSSENFQRQAVMNNVLRQMSYGGKFGSPHLDQSGFSPSAQSHNHTFNQSSSSQWRQDTPSSQRKVRLNSHPYVMDRHYSREQRYSDLSDHHYRGNRDDFFYEDRNHDGWSHDYDNRRDSGRNGKWRSSRH; encoded by the exons ATGAATCTGCTTAATGGAATCAAACTTTTTGGAAGGCCTATCAAGATTCAGTTTAGAGCAG GAAGTAGCCATGCCTCACAGGAGGTCAGTTTGTCATATCCCCAGCATCATGTTGGAAATTCAAGCCCTACTTCCACATCTCCTAGCAG GACGGTGGATAACATGACTCCATCAGCACAGACAATTCAAAGATCTTTCTCGTCTTCAGAAAATTTTCAGAGACAAGCAGTG ATGAACAATGTTTTGAGACAGATGTCATATGGAGGGAAATTTGGTTCTCCACATCTGGATCAGTCAGGATTTTCCCCATCAGCTCAGTCACATAATCATACTTTTAACCAGTCTTCAAGCTCCCAGTGGCGCCAAGATACACCATCATCACAGAGAAAAGTCAGACTAAATTCTCATCCCTACGTGATGGATAGACATTATAGCCGTGAACAGCGTTACAGTGATCTGTCTGACCATCAttacagaggaaacagagatgatTTTTTCTATGAAGACAGGAATCACGATGGCTGGAGCCATGACTATGATAACAGAAGAGACAGTGGTAGAAATGGAAAATGGCGCTCATCCCGACACTAA
- the RBM7 gene encoding RNA-binding protein 7 isoform X1: MGAAAAEADRTLFVGNLETKVTEELLFELFHQAGPVIKVKIPKDKDGKPKQFAFVNFKHEVSVPYAMNLLNGIKLFGRPIKIQFRAGSSHASQEVSLSYPQHHVGNSSPTSTSPSRTVDNMTPSAQTIQRSFSSSENFQRQAVMNNVLRQMSYGGKFGSPHLDQSGFSPSAQSHNHTFNQSSSSQWRQDTPSSQRKVRLNSHPYVMDRHYSREQRYSDLSDHHYRGNRDDFFYEDRNHDGWSHDYDNRRDSGRNGKWRSSRH, translated from the exons ATGGGGGCGGCGGCAGCCGAAGCGGATCGCACTCTCTTTGTGGGCAACCTTGAAACGAAAGTGACAGAGGAGCTCCTCTTCGAGCTTTTCCACCAG GCTGGTCCAGTAATTAAAGTGAAAATTCCAAAAGACAAGGATGGTAAACCGAAGCAGTTTGCCTTTGTGAATTTCAAACATGAAGTCTCTGTTCCTTACGCCATGAATCTGCTTAATGGAATCAAACTTTTTGGAAGGCCTATCAAGATTCAGTTTAGAGCAG GAAGTAGCCATGCCTCACAGGAGGTCAGTTTGTCATATCCCCAGCATCATGTTGGAAATTCAAGCCCTACTTCCACATCTCCTAGCAG GACGGTGGATAACATGACTCCATCAGCACAGACAATTCAAAGATCTTTCTCGTCTTCAGAAAATTTTCAGAGACAAGCAGTG ATGAACAATGTTTTGAGACAGATGTCATATGGAGGGAAATTTGGTTCTCCACATCTGGATCAGTCAGGATTTTCCCCATCAGCTCAGTCACATAATCATACTTTTAACCAGTCTTCAAGCTCCCAGTGGCGCCAAGATACACCATCATCACAGAGAAAAGTCAGACTAAATTCTCATCCCTACGTGATGGATAGACATTATAGCCGTGAACAGCGTTACAGTGATCTGTCTGACCATCAttacagaggaaacagagatgatTTTTTCTATGAAGACAGGAATCACGATGGCTGGAGCCATGACTATGATAACAGAAGAGACAGTGGTAGAAATGGAAAATGGCGCTCATCCCGACACTAA
- the C15H11orf71 gene encoding uncharacterized protein C11orf71 homolog yields the protein MAQNSVSLSAGDRRSRVAYLSSSHGDLSSSALALAMVSGDSFLVTRPEAILPEPVPRSSVRLNFRTESRRAPGGGRSPTRFNEGREMEARSRSRQARFSPYPGPAVKLDLLRSVLQQRLVALGGVIVARLSA from the coding sequence ATGGCGCAGAACTCTGTGTCCCTGTCCGCCGGCGATCGAAGGAGCCGGGTGGCTTACCTTAGCTCTTCCCACGGTGACCTCAGCTCATCGGCCTTAGCGTTGGCGATGGTCTCCGGAGACAGCTTCCTCGTTACCAGGCCCGAGGCGATTCTTCCAGAGCCTGTTCCTCGATCCTCCGTGCGGCTGAACTTCCGGACCGAGAGCCGTCGGGCGCCTGGTGGCGGCCGAAGCCCGACCCGCTTTAACGAGGGAAGGGAAATGGAGGCGCGGAGCCGAAGCCGCCAGGCCAGATTCTCACCTTACCCGGGCCCTGCGGTGAAACTCGACCTTCTAAGAAGTGTCCTGCAACAGCGTCTGGTGGCACTTGGAGGAGTTATCGTAGCCCGTCTTTCAGCTTAA